A DNA window from Mobula birostris isolate sMobBir1 chromosome 3, sMobBir1.hap1, whole genome shotgun sequence contains the following coding sequences:
- the LOC140194855 gene encoding uncharacterized protein has protein sequence MAHQRVHTGEKPFPCLDCGKGFTRSSNLQAHQSVHTAERDFTCSDCGKRFPYSSTLQSHQRVHTGEKPFTCSVCGKRFTQSSTLQSHQRVHTGERPFTCSVCGKRFTQSSNLQRHQQVHTGERPFTCSDCGKGFTLSSHLLTHQSVHTGERPFTCSDCGKTFTQSSNLQRHQRVHTGEKPFTCSDCGKRFTQSSTLQSHQRVHTGEKPFTCSVCGKGFTQSSTLQRHQRVHTGERPFTCSDCGNGFTQ, from the coding sequence atggctcaccagcgagttcacaccggggagaagccgttcccctgcttagactgtgggaagggattcactcggtcatccaaccttcaggcacaccagtcagttcacactgcagagagggatttcacctgctcagactgtgggaagagatttccttactcttccaccctacagagtcaccagcgagttcacactggggagaagccattcacctgctcagtctgtgggaagagattcactcagtcatccaccctacagagtcaccagcgagttcacactggggagagaccattcacctgctcagtctgtgggaagagattcactcagtcgtccAACCTGCAgaggcatcagcaagttcacactggagagaggccgttcacctgctcagactgtgggaaaggattcactttgtcatctcacctactgacacaccagtcagttcacaccggggagaggccattcacctgctcagactgtgggaagacattcactcagtcatccaacctacagagacaccagcgagttcacactggagagaagccgttcacctgctcagactgtgggaagagattcactcagtcatccaccctacagagtcaccagcgagttcacactggggagaagccattcacctgctcagtctgtgggaagggattcactcagtcatccaccctacagagacaccagcgagttcacactggggagaggccgttcacctgctcagactgtggaaatgGATTCACTCAATAA